A genomic stretch from Desulfobotulus mexicanus includes:
- a CDS encoding phage holin family protein codes for MRIPEELLRACMEVAPAVLLAMLGGMVRMMQNPKAFSWCWFFGGLLMSAFVGILVFLLIADAEAISPNFRAAVCGVSGYSSAQILGLLEKKVLRAVAERGK; via the coding sequence GTGCGGATACCGGAAGAACTCCTCAGAGCCTGCATGGAAGTCGCACCCGCTGTTCTGCTGGCCATGCTGGGAGGGATGGTGAGGATGATGCAAAACCCCAAAGCCTTTTCGTGGTGCTGGTTTTTCGGTGGGCTGCTCATGAGTGCCTTTGTGGGCATCCTCGTTTTTCTTCTCATTGCCGATGCCGAGGCCATTTCGCCCAACTTCCGGGCCGCTGTCTGCGGAGTGAGTGGCTATTCCTCCGCCCAGATTCTGGGTTTGCTGGAAAAGAAGGTGCTTCGGGCCGTGGCAGAAAGGGGAAAATAA